A section of the Ictalurus punctatus breed USDA103 chromosome 8, Coco_2.0, whole genome shotgun sequence genome encodes:
- the tsc22d3 gene encoding TSC22 domain family protein 3 isoform X2: MNTEMFKTPMEVAVYQLHNFSISFFSSFLGGDVVSVKLDNSASGASVVAIDNKIEQAMDLVKNHLMYAVREEVEILKEQIKELAEKNNQLERENSLLKNLASPEQLEKFQSRLPSEPLLPLETQGLETSKQRSQYKSSAV; the protein is encoded by the exons ATGAATACGGAGATGTTCAAAACGCCAATGGAAGTGGCTGTTTATCAGCTGCACAACTTTTCcatctccttcttctcttcGTTCTTGGGAGGGGATGTTGTATCGGTCAAACTTGACAACAG TGCCTCTGGTGCTAGCGTTGTGGCGATAGACAACAAGATCGAGCAAGCAATG GATCTTGTGAAGAACCACCTGATGTATGCAGTCAGGGAGGAAGTAGAGATCTTGAAAGAGCAGATCAAGGAGCTGGCTGAAAAGAACAACCAGCTGGAGCGCGAGAACAGCCTGCTGAAGAACTTGGCGAGCCCAGAGCAGCTGGAGAAGTTCCAGTCACGTCTTCCATCAGAGCCCCTGCTTCCGCTGGAAACGCAGGGGTTGGAGACGTCCAAGCAGCGCAGCCAGTACAAAAGCTCGGCTGTATAA